In the Salarias fasciatus chromosome 13, fSalaFa1.1, whole genome shotgun sequence genome, one interval contains:
- the hcrtr2 gene encoding orexin receptor type 2, whose amino-acid sequence MSGITGNLDCKECSASAHVANSTELNVHSSADEDDKLLRYIWTEYLHPKQYEWVLIVGYIIVFFVSLIGNSLVCFAVWKNRHMRTVTNYFIVNLSLADVLVTIICLPASLVVDITETWFFGNTLCKVVPYLQTISVSVSVLTLSCIAQDRWYAICHPLMFKSTAKRARKSIVVIWVVSCVIMIPQAVVMESSSLLPELTNKTSLFTVCDEHWGAEIYPKVYHSCFFIVTYFAPLCLMVLAYIQICHKLWRQQIPGSSSVMQRNWRSFQCSAPPSAGPGESVRVKTSTVCAEIKQIRARRKTARMLMVVLFVFALCYLPISVLNVMKRVLGTFKNTNDRETVYAWFTFSHWLIYANSAANPIIYNFLSGKFREEFKSAFSCHCYGQRQEQTQRTRTRASTDSRKSQVTQVNNVDNLSPVSDHIV is encoded by the exons ATGTCTGGGATCACTGGGAATCTGGATTGCAAGGAGTGCTCGGCTTCGGCTCATGTGGCAAACAGCACGGAGTTAAACGTGCACTCCAGCGCGGATGAAGACGATAAACTTCTGAGGTACATCTGGACAGAGTACCTGCACCCCAAGCAGTACGAGTGGGTTCTCATCGTGGGCtacattattgtatttttcGTGTCCCTCATTGGAAACTCTCTGG tttgttttgcagtttgGAAAAACCGTCACATGCGCACCGTAACCAACTACTTCATCGTGAATCTGTCTCTGGCCGACGTGCTGGTCACGATCATCTGCCTGCCCGCCAGTCTTGTGGTTGACATCACGGAGACTTGGTTCTTTGGAAACACTCTTTGCAAAGTCGTCCCTTATCTGCAG ACTATTTCAGTTTCTGTATCAGTCCTCACACTGAGTTGCATCGCCCAGGACCGTTGGTATGCTATCTGCCACCCGCTGATGTTCAAGAGCACGGCCAAAAGAGCTCGCAAGAGCATCGTGGTCATCTGGGTTGTGTCCTGCGTCATCATGATCCCTCAGGCAGTGGTGATGGAATCCAGCAGCCTGTTGCCTGAACTGACAAACAAGACCAGCCTGTTCACAGTGTGTGATGAGCACTGGGGAG CTGAGATCTACCCAAAGGTGTACCACAGCTGCTTCTTCATTGTCACATACTTTGCACCGTTGTGTCTCATGGTCCTGGCGTACATTCAGATATGTCACAAGCTGTGGCGTCAGCAG ATTCCCGGCAGCTCGTCGGTGATGCAGAGGAACTGGCGGTCGTTCCAGTGCTCCGCTCCTCCGAGTGCAGGGCCGGGAGAATCTGTGAGAGTTAAAACCAGCACGGTCTGTGCTGAGATCAAACAGATCCGAGCCCGACGGAAGACCGCTCGCATGCTGATGGTGGTGCTCTTTGTTTTCGCTCTCTGCTACCTGCCAATCAGCGTGCTCAATGTTATGAAAAG AGTTTTGGGGACTTTCAAGAACACCAACGACAGAGAGACCGTGTACGCATGGTTCACTTTCTCACACTGGCTCATATACGCCAACAGTGCCGCAAATCCTATCATCTACAATTTCCTCAGTG GGAAGTTTCGCGAGGAGTTTAAATCGGCCTTTTCTTGCCATTGTTATGGGCAACGGcaagagcaaacacagaggacAAGGACGAGAGCGAGCACAGATAGCCGCAAATCCCAGGTCACTCAAGTCAACAACGTGGACAATTTGTCTCCTGTATCTGATCACATCGTGTGA